In Cedecea neteri, a single genomic region encodes these proteins:
- the crfC gene encoding clamp-binding protein CrfC encodes MHTQTIFELSQEAERLLQLALQNLSALKVAPLALQNEQNSALANPVATVHPLKFSPRGIELQKDMLQNERRKITQHEMVLAIVGTMKAGKSTTINAIVGTEVLPNRNRPMTALPTLIRHTPGQREPVLHFPYVQPIESLMGELQEKLLITSREALARTLEVDRDMEALIARIANGKGFERHYLGAQPIFHCLKSLNDLVRLCRVLDVAFPFKAYAAIEHVPVIEVEFVHLAGLKNGHGQLTLLDTPGPNEAGQPHLQKMLREQLAQASAVLAVMDYTQLKSISDEEVREAVLGVSKSVPLYALVNKFDQKDRNGDDAAQVKAMIAGTLMKDSIAPENVFPVSSMWGYLANRARYELATHGRLPDPEEQRWVQDFAEAALGRRWRSADLADIEHLRHAADLLWEDSMFESPIETILHTAHANASLYTLRAACHKLLDYAEGAERYLSFRCQGLQVTNDGLQENIRQLEQDIQLLLQTQQSVSTVIQRQVSDALAGIGDFMQRFETQIHSDLTTYFREGRLGAEKLHPLYPHTLTRHVDFSPGSDKLMGEDEATARTLLHKVRASSESILFAAQQTLSGELGALLSNLEVSLSYTLESALKPIEQRVSDGLKVAGFRAQISLPAFEASQLNFNTHSAFTNVIENHEVAMSQMQPQNGMRGVLARWLNGVDWGWEDYAATHSRYVIDLEKLQQKLHDHVSTFLGQINQAITAQVDISVTAGMATFFADFAGALDAIHSNLHQSLSAKQQNDSVLFSLQSKLEQSVRTARYIHEDTRLLRDDIQTLFSAEQ; translated from the coding sequence ATGCACACACAAACTATTTTTGAACTGAGTCAGGAAGCCGAGCGGCTTTTGCAATTAGCGTTGCAAAACCTTAGCGCTTTAAAAGTCGCTCCGCTGGCTTTGCAAAATGAACAAAATAGCGCTTTAGCGAACCCTGTGGCGACGGTACATCCATTGAAATTTAGCCCACGCGGTATCGAACTGCAGAAAGATATGCTGCAAAACGAAAGGCGTAAAATAACCCAACATGAAATGGTGCTGGCGATTGTCGGCACCATGAAGGCGGGGAAGTCGACCACCATTAATGCCATTGTCGGCACGGAGGTTCTGCCTAACCGCAACCGGCCCATGACGGCGCTGCCGACGCTGATCCGCCACACGCCGGGCCAGCGCGAGCCGGTGCTGCATTTTCCCTACGTGCAGCCGATAGAGAGCCTGATGGGGGAATTGCAGGAGAAACTGCTGATCACCAGCCGGGAAGCGCTGGCTCGCACACTGGAAGTGGACCGGGATATGGAGGCGCTTATCGCCCGGATTGCCAACGGCAAAGGTTTTGAGCGCCATTATCTCGGCGCGCAGCCTATTTTCCACTGCCTGAAGAGCCTGAACGATCTGGTGCGCCTGTGCCGGGTGCTTGATGTGGCTTTCCCCTTCAAAGCCTACGCTGCTATTGAGCATGTGCCGGTCATTGAGGTGGAATTTGTGCATCTGGCCGGTCTCAAAAATGGCCACGGCCAGCTGACGCTGTTGGATACGCCTGGGCCGAACGAAGCGGGGCAGCCGCACCTGCAAAAAATGCTTAGAGAGCAGCTGGCACAAGCTTCCGCCGTGCTGGCGGTGATGGACTATACGCAGCTCAAGTCCATCTCCGACGAAGAAGTCCGCGAGGCGGTGCTCGGCGTCAGTAAATCGGTGCCGCTGTATGCGCTGGTGAACAAGTTCGATCAGAAGGATCGCAACGGCGACGATGCCGCTCAGGTGAAGGCGATGATCGCCGGGACGCTAATGAAGGACAGCATTGCGCCGGAAAACGTGTTCCCGGTGTCGAGCATGTGGGGCTACCTTGCCAACCGCGCCCGCTATGAGCTGGCCACGCATGGCCGTTTACCCGACCCCGAAGAGCAGCGCTGGGTGCAGGATTTTGCGGAAGCGGCATTAGGCCGGCGCTGGCGCAGCGCGGATTTGGCCGATATCGAGCATCTGCGCCATGCGGCGGATTTGCTGTGGGAAGACTCGATGTTTGAGTCACCCATTGAGACTATCCTGCATACCGCGCACGCCAACGCTTCTCTCTACACGCTGCGCGCTGCGTGCCACAAGCTGCTGGACTATGCCGAGGGCGCTGAACGCTACCTGAGTTTCCGCTGCCAGGGGTTGCAGGTAACCAACGACGGCCTGCAGGAGAATATTCGGCAACTGGAGCAGGATATTCAACTGCTGCTGCAGACTCAGCAGTCGGTGAGCACGGTGATTCAGCGGCAGGTCAGCGATGCCCTCGCCGGCATAGGCGATTTTATGCAGCGCTTTGAAACGCAGATTCATAGCGATCTGACAACCTATTTCCGGGAAGGGCGGCTGGGCGCAGAGAAGTTGCATCCGCTTTACCCGCACACATTAACGCGTCACGTGGATTTTTCGCCGGGCAGCGACAAGCTGATGGGCGAAGATGAAGCGACGGCTCGCACCTTGCTGCATAAGGTTCGCGCGTCCAGTGAAAGCATTTTGTTTGCCGCCCAGCAGACGCTAAGCGGAGAGCTTGGGGCGCTGCTCAGCAACCTTGAAGTAAGCCTGAGCTACACGCTGGAATCCGCGTTGAAACCTATTGAGCAGCGGGTGAGCGACGGCCTGAAAGTGGCTGGATTCCGGGCTCAAATCAGCCTGCCTGCGTTCGAGGCCAGCCAGCTTAATTTTAATACCCACTCGGCGTTCACCAACGTTATCGAAAACCATGAAGTGGCGATGTCGCAAATGCAGCCGCAAAACGGAATGCGGGGCGTGCTGGCGCGCTGGTTAAACGGCGTGGACTGGGGCTGGGAAGATTACGCGGCCACCCATAGCCGCTACGTGATTGACCTGGAAAAGTTACAGCAAAAGCTGCATGACCATGTGTCGACTTTCCTGGGCCAGATAAACCAGGCCATTACCGCGCAGGTGGATATTTCCGTCACGGCCGGAATGGCGACGTTTTTCGCCGATTTTGCCGGAGCACTGGACGCTATTCACAGCAATTTACACCAGAGTCTTTCTGCTAAGCAGCAGAACGACAGCGTGCTGTTTTCTCTCCAGAGCAAGCTGGAACAGAGTGTCAGAACGGCACGTTACATTCACGAGGATACCCGCCTGTTGCGCGATGATATCCAGACGCTTTTCTCAGCGGAGCAATGA
- a CDS encoding YjcZ-like family protein, with translation MMSSVFMEGPIRTLSCLSEKFVVDFAMGIDVARQPWGSPQSQAFYEQLLALFVVVARRQAGRVEILPQDDLDASLISLGQLSADLAKSYLANSQISERIAQLEPVSARTAHHSAAVRERLQALREQFSQRLIRLEEEFQHGDLVRQGMVHSEQIFSRWRSGHYFSFSPAARCYVALEELRWGTFGDAVRLGTAEQAEALIEHVRSLAISRLAEEVNASPRTRHYFHDWLATPTSPGLLEHKDALTWLGDGCDIERQPICYSVTQSWQGVALGMPRICSAMRLGSALVDEVFG, from the coding sequence ATGATGAGCAGTGTATTCATGGAAGGGCCAATAAGAACCCTCAGCTGTCTTAGTGAAAAATTTGTCGTCGATTTTGCCATGGGGATTGATGTCGCCCGCCAGCCGTGGGGCAGCCCGCAAAGTCAGGCGTTTTATGAGCAGCTTTTGGCGCTATTTGTCGTCGTGGCCCGGCGGCAGGCCGGGAGGGTCGAAATACTGCCGCAGGACGATCTTGACGCGTCGCTGATAAGCCTCGGCCAGCTGTCGGCAGACCTGGCAAAAAGCTACTTAGCCAACAGCCAGATAAGCGAGAGGATTGCCCAGCTGGAGCCGGTTTCTGCCCGCACGGCGCACCATTCGGCAGCCGTTCGCGAGCGGCTTCAGGCCCTGCGTGAGCAGTTTTCTCAGCGGCTCATCCGGCTGGAAGAAGAATTTCAGCACGGCGATCTTGTTCGCCAGGGCATGGTTCACAGCGAGCAGATTTTTTCCCGCTGGCGCAGCGGGCACTATTTTTCATTCTCTCCGGCGGCGCGTTGCTACGTCGCGCTGGAAGAGCTGCGCTGGGGCACCTTTGGTGATGCTGTTCGTCTGGGGACGGCAGAACAGGCGGAGGCGTTGATTGAGCATGTGCGCAGTCTCGCCATCAGCCGCCTGGCGGAGGAAGTGAATGCTTCTCCTCGCACCCGGCACTATTTCCATGACTGGCTGGCGACGCCAACATCACCGGGTTTGCTGGAGCATAAAGATGCTTTAACCTGGCTCGGCGACGGCTGCGATATCGAACGTCAGCCGATCTGTTACTCGGTCACCCAGAGCTGGCAGGGCGTGGCGTTGGGGATGCCGCGTATTTGTTCGGCCATGCGCCTCGGCAGCGCGCTGGTCGACGAAGTTTTTGGCTAA
- a CDS encoding winged helix-turn-helix transcriptional regulator, translating into MTKNFSTLPPAGSDCPMVNFVNLISGKWAIPILYRLILLNDPVRFSDLQRAVSPITQKELTRQLRQFEARGLVVRQVFAEVPPRVEYQITALGKSLRPTLDSLAEWMRENAGEMELSLP; encoded by the coding sequence ATGACAAAAAATTTTTCAACCCTGCCGCCGGCGGGCAGCGACTGCCCGATGGTGAATTTTGTGAACCTGATTTCAGGCAAGTGGGCCATTCCGATTCTGTACCGCCTGATCCTGCTCAACGATCCGGTGCGGTTTAGCGACCTGCAGCGGGCGGTCAGCCCCATTACGCAGAAGGAGCTAACTCGCCAGCTTCGTCAATTTGAAGCTCGTGGTCTGGTGGTGAGGCAAGTTTTTGCGGAAGTCCCGCCGCGCGTGGAATATCAAATCACTGCGCTCGGTAAGTCTCTGCGCCCAACGCTGGATTCACTCGCCGAATGGATGAGGGAGAATGCCGGTGAGATGGAACTGTCTCTTCCCTGA
- a CDS encoding SDR family oxidoreductase — protein sequence MGRLDGKYALITGGTSGIGLETARQFIAEGATVAITGRSEQGLQEAKKVLGNVHLIKSDAGDIAGQRAVAEELKQLWPRLDVLYINAGDVTHHSLEEWDEQAYDRLMNINLKGPFFLIQALLSQLANPSSVIVCGSVSARIGLPQTNAYAASKAGILSLARTLSGELHPRGIRVNGLSPGPTETPALGKLGNGIAADTLREAIRDLVPIGRLGTALELAKAAVFLASDESAFVVGTDLLVDGGVGSL from the coding sequence ATGGGCAGACTTGACGGCAAATACGCCTTAATTACCGGCGGCACCAGCGGCATCGGGCTTGAAACGGCGCGGCAGTTTATTGCCGAGGGCGCAACGGTGGCGATCACCGGGCGCAGCGAGCAGGGGCTACAAGAAGCCAAAAAGGTTTTGGGTAATGTGCACCTGATTAAAAGTGATGCGGGGGATATCGCCGGGCAACGTGCGGTGGCGGAAGAGTTGAAGCAGCTCTGGCCGCGGTTGGATGTGCTCTATATCAATGCGGGAGATGTGACTCACCATTCGCTGGAAGAGTGGGACGAACAGGCTTATGACCGACTGATGAACATCAATCTCAAAGGCCCGTTCTTCCTGATTCAGGCGCTGTTGTCACAGCTGGCTAACCCTTCTTCGGTGATTGTATGCGGTTCGGTCAGCGCGCGTATCGGCCTGCCGCAAACCAACGCCTACGCGGCGAGTAAGGCCGGTATTCTTTCGTTAGCACGCACACTCTCCGGAGAACTGCATCCGCGTGGGATTCGGGTGAACGGGCTGAGCCCAGGCCCGACGGAAACCCCGGCGCTGGGCAAACTGGGCAATGGTATAGCCGCCGACACGCTGCGGGAAGCGATCCGCGATCTGGTGCCGATTGGGCGTCTCGGCACCGCGCTGGAGCTGGCAAAAGCCGCCGTGTTCCTGGCGTCGGACGAATCGGCCTTCGTGGTGGGCACCGACCTGTTGGTCGATGGTGGCGTGGGGAGTTTGTAG
- a CDS encoding PTS sugar transporter subunit IIB, with amino-acid sequence MKKIFLCCAAGMSTSMLVERMKQSAHARDVAVEITAVPVSDFDQIIDEADVILLGPQVKFQLQNLSAAAAPHGVPVAAIDMMHYGSMQGDKVLDHALSLLKTTE; translated from the coding sequence ATGAAAAAAATCTTCTTATGCTGTGCTGCGGGGATGTCCACCAGCATGTTAGTGGAAAGAATGAAGCAGTCCGCGCACGCTCGTGATGTGGCGGTGGAAATTACCGCCGTGCCGGTGTCCGATTTCGACCAGATTATCGATGAGGCCGACGTCATCCTCCTTGGGCCGCAGGTAAAATTCCAGCTGCAAAACCTGAGCGCGGCGGCGGCGCCCCACGGCGTTCCGGTGGCGGCCATCGACATGATGCATTACGGCTCGATGCAGGGTGACAAGGTACTGGATCATGCGCTGTCGCTGCTGAAAACTACTGAATAG
- a CDS encoding glycoside hydrolase family 1 protein, with protein sequence MKYRFPEKFWWGTATSATQSEGRVEGDGKGENIWDFASHEFNARFYNGVTSDETSTFYQRWREDIQLAKNIGLNSFRTSISWSRLIPDGDGEINPQAVQFYNDVIDELIRQGIEPFINLYHFDMPMALQAKGGFENRDVVDAFARYAGICYRLFGDRVRSWFTFNEPLIPAEAGYLHPRHYPYVTDFRRAAQVLHHIVIAHCKAVAAWRELNLEGQIGIIMDVIPVYPRSDSPEDLRAAEMADLFYTRSINEPMLLGRYPAELVALLKEYDVLPKILPGDCELIAATHVDLLGINYYRPRRVKARETLLEEPHGFVPERFFEEYVMPGRRMNTSRGIEIYPPALYDIAMLVKERYGNLPWFVSENGIGIMDEEQFMVDGEVQDDYRIEFLQEHLAWLHKAMAEGSQCLGYQMWTFIDCWSWQNAYKNRYGFYRLDLATQQRSLKKSGRWFRTVIEHNGFEGADHVEL encoded by the coding sequence ATGAAATACCGCTTTCCTGAAAAATTCTGGTGGGGTACGGCGACCAGCGCCACGCAGTCAGAGGGGCGAGTTGAGGGCGATGGCAAAGGGGAGAATATCTGGGATTTCGCCTCGCACGAGTTTAATGCCCGTTTTTACAACGGCGTCACCTCCGACGAAACCTCTACGTTCTATCAGCGCTGGCGGGAAGACATTCAGCTGGCGAAAAACATTGGCCTGAATTCATTCCGCACGTCGATTTCCTGGTCCCGCCTGATCCCCGACGGCGACGGAGAAATTAATCCTCAGGCCGTGCAGTTTTATAATGATGTAATTGATGAGCTGATCCGCCAGGGCATTGAGCCTTTTATCAACCTCTACCATTTTGATATGCCGATGGCATTGCAGGCAAAAGGCGGGTTTGAGAACCGGGATGTGGTGGACGCTTTTGCGCGCTACGCGGGAATTTGCTACCGCCTGTTCGGCGACCGCGTGCGCTCCTGGTTTACCTTCAACGAGCCGCTTATTCCCGCCGAAGCTGGCTATCTGCATCCTCGCCATTACCCTTACGTGACGGATTTCCGCCGTGCGGCGCAGGTGCTGCACCACATTGTTATCGCCCACTGCAAAGCGGTCGCCGCCTGGCGCGAGCTGAATCTTGAGGGGCAGATTGGCATCATCATGGATGTGATTCCCGTCTACCCGCGCAGCGACAGTCCGGAAGATTTGCGGGCGGCGGAGATGGCCGACCTGTTCTACACGCGCAGCATAAACGAACCGATGCTGCTTGGGCGCTACCCTGCCGAGCTGGTGGCGCTGCTGAAAGAATACGATGTGCTGCCAAAAATATTGCCGGGGGACTGCGAGCTGATTGCCGCGACCCACGTTGATTTACTGGGCATTAATTACTATCGCCCGCGCCGGGTCAAAGCGCGTGAGACGCTGCTTGAGGAACCCCACGGTTTTGTGCCAGAGCGCTTTTTTGAAGAGTACGTGATGCCGGGACGGCGGATGAATACCTCGCGCGGGATCGAGATTTACCCGCCTGCGCTGTACGACATCGCCATGCTGGTGAAGGAGCGTTACGGCAACCTGCCGTGGTTCGTCTCCGAGAACGGCATCGGCATCATGGACGAAGAGCAGTTCATGGTGGACGGCGAAGTGCAGGACGATTACCGCATTGAGTTTCTTCAGGAACATTTGGCGTGGCTGCACAAAGCGATGGCGGAGGGCAGCCAGTGCCTGGGCTACCAGATGTGGACCTTCATCGACTGCTGGTCGTGGCAGAACGCCTATAAAAACCGCTATGGCTTCTACCGGCTGGATTTAGCCACCCAGCAGCGTTCGCTGAAAAAGTCCGGGCGCTGGTTCCGTACCGTGATTGAGCACAATGGGTTTGAGGGGGCTGACCATGTCGAGCTTTGA
- a CDS encoding PTS sugar transporter subunit IIC, translating into MSSFDKLADKLMPVANAIGNQRHMQAIRNGLISILPLTIVGSFFVILLNIPIKGYMDFIAPWRDTLDVPFRFTVGLMSLYAAFTIGSFLGKSYKLNDITSGLLAMLATLLMIVPVNIKQGVTVAGEAVAGRYIPITSLSSQGLFGAIISSLIAIEIYRFIKVRNIEIKMPAGVPPVVASSFSALFPTLAVVLVFWIPRHFLNIDINAIISYIIMPLKGFMTGTNLFGGIVTQFFIDVFWVLGIHGHAVMGPLIRPLWDQAIVQNMELFQSGVSAYELPNIFTEQFFQWYAQMGGTGSTLALVVLFIRSRVIYLKQLGKLSFIPGLFNINEPMIFGAPIVMNPILAIPFILAPMVNTVVVYLFTISGLIPRMMVKPPFTVPAPLGALITTNWNLIACGLVFICFFISLAIYYPFFKVYEKKMLETELQQKEEEERAKSLAEAK; encoded by the coding sequence ATGTCGAGCTTTGATAAGTTAGCCGACAAGCTGATGCCGGTGGCGAACGCTATCGGCAACCAGCGGCATATGCAGGCGATTCGCAATGGGCTTATTTCGATTCTGCCGCTGACCATCGTCGGCTCTTTCTTCGTGATTCTGCTGAACATCCCGATTAAGGGTTACATGGATTTTATTGCGCCGTGGCGAGATACGCTTGACGTGCCGTTCCGCTTTACCGTCGGGCTGATGTCGCTGTACGCCGCGTTTACCATCGGTTCGTTCCTCGGCAAAAGCTACAAGCTGAATGACATTACCAGTGGCCTGTTGGCGATGCTGGCGACGCTGCTGATGATTGTGCCGGTGAACATTAAGCAGGGCGTGACCGTGGCGGGTGAAGCGGTGGCGGGGCGCTACATTCCCATCACTTCGCTGAGTTCTCAGGGGCTGTTTGGCGCGATTATCTCTTCGCTGATTGCGATTGAGATTTACCGCTTTATCAAAGTTCGCAACATTGAAATCAAAATGCCCGCGGGCGTGCCGCCGGTGGTCGCCAGCTCGTTTTCGGCGCTGTTCCCGACGCTTGCCGTGGTGCTGGTGTTCTGGATCCCTCGTCATTTTCTGAACATCGATATTAACGCCATCATCAGCTACATCATTATGCCGCTGAAGGGCTTTATGACCGGCACCAACCTGTTTGGCGGGATTGTGACCCAGTTCTTTATCGACGTGTTCTGGGTGCTGGGGATCCACGGCCACGCGGTGATGGGGCCGCTGATCCGCCCGCTGTGGGATCAGGCGATTGTGCAGAATATGGAGCTGTTCCAGTCCGGCGTGAGCGCCTATGAGCTGCCGAACATTTTCACCGAGCAGTTCTTCCAGTGGTATGCGCAGATGGGCGGCACCGGATCAACGCTTGCGCTGGTGGTGCTGTTTATTCGCTCCCGCGTTATTTACCTGAAGCAACTGGGTAAGCTGTCGTTTATTCCGGGGCTCTTTAACATCAATGAACCAATGATTTTCGGCGCGCCGATCGTGATGAATCCGATCCTCGCGATCCCATTTATTCTGGCGCCGATGGTGAATACCGTGGTGGTGTATCTGTTCACCATTAGCGGGCTGATCCCTCGGATGATGGTGAAGCCGCCGTTTACCGTTCCGGCCCCGCTGGGGGCGCTGATCACCACCAACTGGAACCTGATTGCCTGTGGCCTGGTGTTTATCTGCTTCTTTATTTCGCTGGCGATCTATTACCCGTTCTTTAAGGTGTATGAGAAGAAGATGCTGGAAACGGAGCTTCAGCAGAAGGAAGAAGAGGAGAGGGCTAAGTCGCTGGCTGAGGCTAAGTAA
- a CDS encoding amino acid deaminase has protein sequence MKYQEINLVPHKSALMYSPANVLNEDVCLPAALIKKSALKNNIRWMQAYADARGVSLAPHGKTTMTPWIFQQQQKAGAWAIGVGSAWQASIAMSAGIDRVLMVNQLVGKANITLVSQLKHKHTAVDYICCVDSEANARTLSDFFSQQGQTLDVLIELGVPGGRCGCRSTEQALALAKRVAELPGLTLRGLELYEGVLHGDNPQPKIEALLQEAAALACQMERYVDGEFLLTGAGSVWYDVVCNIWLAAEKPANCRIAIRPGCYITHDGGIYQEAQDQLMARDRIACDLGGDLVSALELVAMVQSVPESDRAIVNFGKRDSAFDAGLPQPIAHYRQGKPLASPSETIEATGIMDQHAMLKLKPGADVQVGDILVFSTSHPCLTFDKWKALLLVDDEYNVLDELETAF, from the coding sequence ATGAAATACCAGGAAATTAACCTCGTACCCCATAAGTCCGCCCTCATGTATTCCCCTGCCAATGTCCTCAACGAAGACGTCTGCCTGCCCGCCGCGCTGATCAAAAAATCTGCTTTGAAAAACAACATCCGGTGGATGCAGGCCTACGCCGATGCACGCGGCGTTTCGCTGGCACCGCACGGGAAAACCACCATGACACCGTGGATCTTCCAGCAGCAGCAAAAAGCAGGCGCGTGGGCCATCGGCGTAGGCAGCGCATGGCAGGCCAGCATCGCGATGTCCGCGGGCATCGATCGCGTGCTGATGGTTAACCAACTGGTGGGCAAAGCGAACATCACCCTGGTATCGCAGCTAAAGCATAAACACACCGCCGTCGACTACATCTGTTGCGTGGACAGCGAAGCAAACGCCCGCACCCTGTCAGACTTTTTTAGCCAACAGGGGCAAACGCTCGACGTGCTGATTGAGCTTGGCGTGCCGGGTGGACGCTGCGGCTGCCGCAGCACCGAACAAGCGCTGGCGCTGGCGAAGCGGGTGGCAGAATTACCTGGCCTGACTTTACGCGGCCTGGAACTTTATGAAGGCGTGCTGCACGGTGACAATCCGCAACCAAAAATAGAAGCGCTGCTGCAAGAAGCGGCCGCGTTAGCCTGCCAGATGGAACGCTATGTCGATGGAGAATTCCTGCTCACCGGCGCGGGTTCAGTCTGGTACGACGTAGTGTGCAATATCTGGCTCGCAGCAGAAAAACCGGCCAACTGCCGCATTGCGATCCGTCCGGGCTGTTACATCACCCACGACGGCGGCATTTATCAGGAAGCCCAGGATCAGCTGATGGCGCGCGATCGGATCGCCTGCGATCTCGGCGGCGATCTGGTTTCCGCGTTGGAGCTGGTAGCAATGGTGCAGTCGGTCCCGGAAAGCGATCGGGCGATTGTGAATTTTGGCAAGCGCGACAGCGCGTTTGATGCCGGCCTGCCGCAGCCAATAGCCCACTATCGCCAGGGCAAGCCGCTGGCTTCGCCGTCGGAAACCATCGAAGCCACCGGGATTATGGATCAGCATGCCATGTTAAAACTCAAGCCGGGCGCGGACGTGCAGGTTGGGGATATTCTGGTGTTCAGCACTTCTCATCCGTGCCTGACGTTTGATAAGTGGAAGGCGCTGCTGCTGGTGGATGACGAATATAACGTGCTGGATGAGTTAGAGACGGCGTTCTAG